ACCCACCAACACTCTGGGCTCACTTCTCAAACTCTTGGAACAAAGCACTGCCCACAGAGCCCTGCCCATCTCAGTCCTTCCCTCCCTGGTGCTCAGGGCACTGGTATGTTTATGGGTCTCTAGCTTGATATCAAAGACAATCGAGCTGAAGGAAACATCATATTTAATACCTTCAGTTTACATGGTTCTGTGAAGCTCAGAGAGAGCTATGGGgtcacccaaggtcacacagaacATGGGGACAAAGCCATAAGCAGCCACAGCATTTCtgattctgtgtgtgtttctcttacactaactcattttatttgtctttgtcatatattctaaaaaaaaaaatgtcttgataCTGTATCTCACTACATGTGCACCTTGTTATAAATCTATGCCACAAAGTCTTCATCTCTGTTTGCCAGTTGAGACCAGCAGAGGAGTTTGTCCACGGTCACACTGCTGGGTAAGTGACTACCAAAGGCCACTCAGGAGAATCTGACTAAATGCTTGGTCATGGGAAGGCAACATATCTAAGTTCACATATCACATATCTAAGTTCATGAAACAAAGCCTGGATAGGTCTCAGGGAAGTTGGGAGCATCAAGCCAGAACCCAGAGTCACTGCCTCAGATGTGCAGGCTGTGAGGTCCCCACCCTGTGCTACTCaatatgtcttttcttttccattttaagcCATAATATTTACTGAACCATACCAAGATCATAATATAATGGCTTCAGTTAAATGCATTTattaagtcttttgtttttttgagacaggctctcatgtagctcaggctcaccatgtagctgaggatgaccttgaacttctggtccttctctccatttcctgattctgggattacaggtgtgtgccatcatgccaggTTTATGGGTTTATTGAGCCTAGTGCATGTTAGAGAAGCACTCTCCCAACTGACCTACATACCCAGCCCTTAAATATATTTCTACTATGCTATAAAACATTTACATTATCAAACACAACTGTAGTAATTTGTCGAGTTTATTTGCctaatttttttaatctattgatAAGATCACCTGTAATATAGTCAATAAATGTGAGTttctaaattaatatatttaacttGGATTTGGCTATGACCTAAAGCCAGTAGTAAACTTTCATTTGTTCTCCTGCCTGTTTTTATCAGCTTTTTAAGGTTTCCACTTGTCTCCTCCACAGCTTCCTCCTGTTGTGACCTCAGTGGCTACTGCACAGCTCTGGCTTGACCCCAAGCACCCAGAGCCCGCTAACCTAGACTTTCAGACATAATTTTAACCTTCTGCTAGAAGGATCTGCCTACCTACTGGGACAAGTGTCCCTTGTAGAATGAACTGGCAGTGGTCATGGGTCGGCTGAGCTCCCTACTGAAAAATTAGCCACTTAACTCCTTGTCTTCTGTGGATGACAGTGGCTTCTGGGGACATTGGTCCTGTGAGCAGTCAGATCTCTCAGCTCCTTGCCCAGTGTCACAGCAGCCCTAGCTTTGACACTCTTTCCATCCAAGTCAACCCAGGTTTGACTGCATCTCTGGAAGCAACTTGAGTGCGTTGTTGTGTGTGTGGCTCTTCCTTCCCTAAGGCCAAAGACAGAACAGTAAGGTGCTCATCTCTCTGTAACAGTCGGGTTGCCATGCAGACCCTTAGAAAGGAAAATTACAGCTCAGTTTCTGAGTTTATCCTCCTTGGCTtctccagtgagccccaggtcaGAGTGGCCCTGtttatgttttttcttctgcTCTACATGACCACCCTCCTGGGCAATGGCCTCATTGTCACTCTGATCTACCTAGACTCTtgcctccacacacccatgtacttttttctcAGTATCCTCTCTTTGGTAGACATGAGTTATGTCACCACCACTGTGCCCCAGATGCTGGTTAATATGGTGTGCCCAATGAGGACCATCTCCTGGGGTGCTTGTGTAGCCCAGATGTTCATCTTCCTGGTCCTGGGTATTGCTGAGTGTGTTCTCTATGCCATTATGGCTTATGACAGGTATGTTGCCATCTGCTTCCCCCTTCACTACTCTCTACTCATGAGTCGTCTCGTCTGTATCAAGATGGTCACAATCTGTTGGTCCATTAGCATCACTGGTGCTCTGATCTACACTGTCTTCACCATGCGTCTGCCCTACTGTGGCCCCTACAAGATTAATCACTTCTTCTGTGAGGTCCCTGCTGTCCTGAAGTTGGCCTGTGCAGACACATCCTTCAATGACCAGTTGGACTTCATCTTGGGCTTCATCTTACTTTtagtccctctctccctcatctTGGCCTCCTATGCCTGCATTTTTGCCTCCATCTTAAGAATCCGTTCATCCAAGGGGAGGCTCAAGTCCTTCTCTACATGTGCATCCCACATCACTGTGGTCACCATGTTCTATGGACCAGCCATGATCATGTACATGAGGCCCGGCTCTTGGTATGACCCAGAGCGGGACAAGAAGCTGGCTCTGTTCTACAACgttgtctctgccttcctcaaCCCCGTCATCTACAGCCTCCGGAACAAGGATGTAAAGGGGGCTTTTCTGAAAGTTCTAGGAGACAGAGGGACAGCCCAGTGACTTGGGACCAGAAGACTGGATGGAGCTCATTTAGCATACTAAAGAAATCATTTCTGAACCACACAACCTTCCAAGCAGCCAGGAGAGGCTATATCCATTCCTGAACAGAAAGTCCCACCATTGCTTGCTAATTTTCCAGCTTCCTGCAAAGACTCAGCTAAGTACTGGAGGCAAAGGGTTGTCTTTAAAAGGCTGTCCTTGGACATTGTTTTATTGCTCTTCCTGggctctctcctttcttctagaAGTTCATGTCAGTAAAACACAAGCACAGCCACAGTTTTAACATGAACATGGGCTTTTCTGCAGTATGTAGGAACTTGGAGATTTGAAAAAGATGCAAGGCAGACTATGAAGGTGCACAGCCTTGGGCTGATGTTTGATTAACTCCTTGCAGCTAGTATCTGGCATTGTTTTTTGTACTAGATGCCATAAAGTCTTAGTTAGGGTGGTTTAGGACTATCTGTAAAACTGTGGCTAGTAATTGATCTAATCTGAGCTGTTTATGAAAATGACTTTTACTTGGGTAGGTttagttttaagatttatttttatcaattttaattttgtgtgtatgtgtaggaatGTCATATGAGTACAGgagtctgtggaagccagaggtgtcagattcctttggatttacatgtggttgtgagctgggaaccaaactcaggtccttgttaTATGTGTTCTTAGCCTTTGAGCCTTCTCTCTACATCcttaatccatttaaaaattatatttatatctcACTTTGgagaaaataattatatatttcataGAATTAAGAGTATGTATATCTGCATCTGTCTCTCTATCTATAGACATGCAGCTGAGAGAGACAAAGGTAGACACATTAATCTTTTGTTGTGCTTTGTCCAATCCACTATTTCTGCCTTTCAAAGAAGATATGATaaggctagagaggtggcttggTTGTTAAGAACACTGGGCTGTTATttcagaagacttgggttcagttcccagcacccacatagcagttcacaactgtctgtagctccagttctagaggatctaaAGCTCTCCTCTGACCTTGGCAAGCCATGAATGCATATGGTaagcagacatacatgcagtatGCAGACATATaatcaggcaaaacacccatttacatgaaattaaaataagcaaatatttttaaagaaaattagacAATAACAAGTTTAAACTGGCTTTGAACAGCTTTTCTTTAAACTGGTCTATTCAACCTTCTGTTAAACTTTTGCTTGGATACTTTTGAATCCAAGAGTAATGTATAGAATTATTCTTATATGTGTCAGAAATGCAAATGGTAGCAGTTATCAGTATGACTGAAAAGTGCTTAACTCAATGTCATGCTTCTGTTACCCACTCATCTGATGAGGATAACTGGCTCAGCTCATCAACAAGCATCTAAATAGACCATGTCTTGTTTATCCAATTCCCTCTAATTGCATATTTACTTCCATTTTCACAATTTCAACAAGTCCACATTTGTCCATATATGATACACATATATCTTTCTAGATTTATAGACAGAAGTAAACTCTGTGGACTTTCGAGTCAAGAAGGCTTATGAGCTATTCCCATATTACTCTTCTAAGTAGTTTTACACCAAGCCACATCTAAAATCTCCAGTACTCTGTGTCCTTCAATACAATGTTTCTGTCTGATAGATGCCTCCTGTTTAATCTGCACTTCCCTGGTTGTCTTCCCAAGAGACAGATCACTGATAGAATTAGGTAGGGTCCCACGATCTCCAGTCAGACTTCAGGGTTCAATTCCAGTTGTATCCTCAAGTAACTCAGTGGTGATAGGCAAGTCACCTAACTTCTccaggtctcagtttcctcatctgtaactGGGAAGAAAATAGTGCATGCCTCAGAAGGTTTAGAAGAGTTATGTGAGTGGAGCATGTAAGGCATCTACAGTGATTGACGAGCGTAAATACTGTTTGCCTCTTCTGATTTGCAGTTTCTTATACATTTTTAAGTGtaggcttttttgtttgcttgcttggttttgtcTGTTCCATGCATTCTAAGTCTGTTGCttgggtttttttaatttatttattatttctagttagggaacaagcttgtaagtttcacatgtaagtcccttctccctctccctctccctctccttctccctctcccttccctcacccccatccctcctcccccatcctcagcctaccccccaccccatccacccaccactccccaggcagggtaaggccctcaatgggtgctctgcaaagtccaccaaatcttcctgtgctggtcctgggcccttccccacttgtccagggccagagtgtaacccttcacgtgggatgggctctcaaagtcccttcttgcaccagggaaaaatactaatccagcttggggttttttttattacaaaagtgataaattattttcttcagacttttgaaaaagaagaaacaaaaagaaggaagtcatccaTTGTTGCAGATTGGAAATAATCACAACACTTTTGAGAAACATGCACAAAATTATTAAACAAATTTTTCATGAATTTTGAAGTGAAGTATTCGCTATGCATCCTTCTATAACTTCCAAGAGCCATTCAATGACCAGTTTTGGACATTTATACATGTTGATTTATTTTACTGCTAGAGAGTACTTTTATAacttttatattgtttatttcatgaggggcagagagagagagagagagagagagagagagagccctctttttctcacatattttttcttttacagtttctaTTGGGGGAAAATATTTCCAAGCTCCCATTCTAT
This DNA window, taken from Cricetulus griseus strain 17A/GY chromosome 2, alternate assembly CriGri-PICRH-1.0, whole genome shotgun sequence, encodes the following:
- the LOC100770252 gene encoding olfactory receptor 2A12; its protein translation is MQTLRKENYSSVSEFILLGFSSEPQVRVALFMFFLLLYMTTLLGNGLIVTLIYLDSCLHTPMYFFLSILSLVDMSYVTTTVPQMLVNMVCPMRTISWGACVAQMFIFLVLGIAECVLYAIMAYDRYVAICFPLHYSLLMSRLVCIKMVTICWSISITGALIYTVFTMRLPYCGPYKINHFFCEVPAVLKLACADTSFNDQLDFILGFILLLVPLSLILASYACIFASILRIRSSKGRLKSFSTCASHITVVTMFYGPAMIMYMRPGSWYDPERDKKLALFYNVVSAFLNPVIYSLRNKDVKGAFLKVLGDRGTAQ